A region of Sulfolobales archaeon DNA encodes the following proteins:
- a CDS encoding ATPase domain-containing protein, with protein MASKYVEKGDFEDNKRKILSTGIEELDNKIGGGIPVPSMILLEGSHGTGKTVLSFLIASTLLQRGFRVLYITTETTVKELIHKAFSAGFRILKGKFISGSLTVFSVHIAGAKWDEKLGKISLRVLSRFFGSYSDRFDAMIIDSLSILVTYSSRDSIMDFLTFLRSETSLGKTFVITIHPGALEESLTLRLRASSDIYLYLDRVDFGGKVYKAIQVKKIYGTEMPAESSIVFDVDPSIGFRIIPISLSTL; from the coding sequence TTGGCTAGTAAATATGTAGAGAAAGGAGATTTTGAGGATAATAAGCGGAAGATACTCTCAACAGGGATCGAGGAGCTTGATAATAAGATAGGCGGTGGAATCCCAGTCCCATCGATGATCCTTCTGGAGGGATCCCACGGTACTGGGAAGACTGTGCTTAGCTTCCTAATAGCATCAACACTTCTTCAGAGGGGCTTCAGGGTTCTATATATAACTACAGAAACCACAGTGAAGGAGCTGATCCACAAGGCGTTCTCAGCAGGCTTCAGGATCCTCAAGGGAAAGTTCATCTCAGGCTCTCTAACCGTGTTCTCAGTCCACATTGCTGGGGCTAAATGGGATGAGAAGCTGGGGAAGATCTCTCTGAGGGTTCTCTCAAGATTCTTCGGCAGCTATAGCGATAGATTTGACGCTATGATCATAGACTCCCTCTCGATCTTGGTTACATATTCTTCGAGAGACTCTATAATGGATTTCCTAACATTCCTCAGAAGCGAGACAAGCCTTGGAAAAACATTCGTAATAACGATCCACCCAGGGGCTTTGGAGGAGTCCCTCACACTCAGGCTTAGAGCATCCTCAGACATCTATCTATATCTAGATAGAGTCGACTTCGGAGGCAAGGTGTATAAAGCTATACAGGTTAAAAAGATCTATGGGACGGAGATGCCTGCGGAATCCTCTATAGTATTCGATGTAGATCCCTCTATAGGCTTTAGAATCATACCAATATCTCTCTCAACGCTATAG
- a CDS encoding ATPase, T2SS/T4P/T4SS family, whose translation MQVYWRPEEIYGKGYKKEVLDRNPHLLEYILRIRDTLGIPEFVETPGDELRYADRFNVIYPVGDPIFIHAFTLEEGGSSNYSRKYYVVEPEIPSKELIEAVEEVFAIVSGEYEAPEDPREKRELVEKILERIIIPVNREKGYFRLRGKRVEVSIRDLEAIKYYMLREKIGTSVLEPFLRDPYIEDISCPGAGCIYLVHKIFGPMEANICFRDNEELNRFIIKISERIGKPVSRARPIVDAVLPDGSRINIVYGEDVSLKGSNFTIRKFAKEPISVVQLIRWGTMSPEIAAYLWMALREQMNVWICGETASGKTTTLNAIAAFIPPDYKIISIEDTAEVNLPHENWVRELTRDTGSPESSITMFDLLRAALRQRPNYIIVGEIRGREGNIAFQAMQSVPWYTPIMIRRNGVVEIAAIGSIVDRYFGEGEGDGEKLVSDLEVLTITRSMHVSFARVSRVLRHWYRGKLYRIWLSDGSYVDATGSHSLIAYNPIRGLYEVKPTELYRGDWLLTASLPTESYGEPSESLEVLGYLCGAALASGELVEDGNRSRLRLYISGGKEISMLLRFLTLLKDHVEIHRAGNGIEISVPRDSIAANAMRCANGDFPYEASYARSFVYGVIKALRELCGSKCDGKSVKGVKLSEIVGWLKRIHRLEDLEDPILGSPGNGIGDGIEIGRGIRVVGVERVEEIDYKGYVYDLSVPGDETFLGGSKPILLHNTGHGVMSTFHAANIQRLIQRLTGSPIEVPPSYLDNLNIAVFQSAVYDKKGRLMRRVIEVDEIIGYDPDKGRIAYLPAFTWDPGRDVHIYMGRGSSFILEYKIALRRGIPRSQIKLIYDELSMRARFLELLARNRVTSYWRVWRAIRATYRYPLEKLVARLEKGDTSFIEENGGGYGKGKNA comes from the coding sequence ATGCAGGTATATTGGAGGCCAGAGGAGATATATGGAAAGGGGTATAAGAAGGAGGTTCTCGATAGGAATCCACACCTTCTGGAATATATATTGAGGATCAGAGATACCCTTGGAATCCCAGAGTTTGTAGAGACGCCTGGTGATGAGCTCAGATATGCCGATAGGTTTAATGTGATCTACCCCGTTGGGGATCCTATATTCATACACGCATTCACCCTGGAGGAAGGAGGATCCTCTAACTATTCAAGGAAATATTATGTGGTAGAGCCTGAGATACCCTCTAAAGAGCTTATCGAAGCCGTTGAAGAGGTGTTCGCCATAGTGAGTGGTGAATATGAAGCTCCAGAGGATCCTAGGGAGAAGAGGGAGCTTGTAGAGAAGATCTTGGAGAGGATTATCATCCCAGTTAATAGGGAGAAGGGCTATTTCAGGCTGAGGGGTAAGAGGGTAGAGGTATCTATAAGGGATCTAGAGGCGATTAAATATTATATGCTTAGGGAGAAGATAGGTACAAGCGTTCTTGAGCCCTTCCTCAGGGATCCATATATAGAGGATATATCATGCCCCGGCGCTGGCTGTATATACCTGGTACACAAGATCTTCGGCCCTATGGAGGCAAATATATGTTTCAGGGATAATGAGGAGCTAAATAGATTCATAATAAAGATATCCGAGAGGATCGGAAAGCCTGTTTCTAGGGCTAGACCTATTGTGGATGCTGTGCTCCCAGATGGCTCTAGGATCAATATAGTCTATGGAGAAGATGTCTCGCTTAAAGGGAGCAACTTCACTATTAGGAAATTCGCTAAGGAGCCTATCTCGGTGGTTCAGCTGATTAGGTGGGGCACTATGAGTCCTGAGATAGCAGCCTATCTATGGATGGCTCTGAGGGAGCAGATGAACGTCTGGATCTGTGGCGAGACAGCCTCTGGAAAGACCACGACCCTCAATGCTATAGCAGCCTTCATACCCCCAGACTATAAGATCATATCTATAGAGGATACAGCTGAAGTGAATCTACCCCATGAGAACTGGGTTAGAGAGCTCACAAGGGACACGGGATCCCCTGAGTCCTCTATAACAATGTTCGATCTTTTGAGGGCAGCCCTGAGGCAGAGGCCGAACTACATCATTGTGGGGGAGATAAGGGGTAGGGAGGGTAACATAGCTTTCCAGGCTATGCAGAGCGTGCCATGGTACACCCCTATAATGATTAGGAGGAATGGTGTTGTTGAAATAGCAGCAATAGGATCTATTGTGGATAGATACTTCGGAGAGGGGGAGGGAGATGGTGAGAAGCTGGTTTCAGATCTAGAGGTGCTTACGATAACAAGGAGTATGCATGTTAGCTTTGCAAGGGTTAGCAGGGTGTTGAGGCATTGGTATAGGGGTAAGCTATATAGAATATGGCTTTCCGATGGAAGCTATGTAGATGCTACGGGATCCCACTCTCTAATAGCTTACAACCCTATCAGAGGTTTATACGAGGTCAAGCCAACGGAGCTCTATAGAGGTGACTGGCTTCTAACAGCCTCCTTGCCAACAGAATCATATGGGGAGCCTAGCGAGTCCCTAGAGGTTCTCGGGTATCTATGCGGCGCGGCCCTAGCCTCTGGGGAGCTTGTTGAGGATGGGAATAGATCTAGGTTGAGGCTATATATATCAGGGGGGAAGGAGATATCGATGCTCCTAAGATTTCTCACACTGCTTAAGGATCATGTCGAGATCCATCGGGCAGGTAATGGGATAGAGATCAGTGTTCCAAGGGATTCTATAGCTGCTAACGCCATGAGATGCGCCAATGGCGACTTCCCATATGAGGCTTCATATGCAAGGTCATTTGTATATGGCGTTATAAAGGCTTTGAGGGAGCTATGCGGATCTAAATGCGATGGGAAAAGCGTTAAAGGTGTTAAGCTCTCCGAGATTGTTGGCTGGCTTAAGAGGATACACAGGCTAGAAGATCTAGAAGATCCGATCTTAGGTAGCCCAGGTAACGGTATAGGAGATGGTATAGAGATTGGCAGGGGTATAAGGGTCGTTGGTGTGGAACGTGTTGAGGAGATAGATTATAAGGGCTATGTATACGATCTATCAGTTCCCGGCGATGAGACATTCCTAGGAGGGTCTAAACCAATATTACTCCACAACACAGGCCACGGTGTTATGAGCACTTTCCACGCAGCAAATATCCAGAGGCTGATCCAGAGACTCACAGGAAGCCCTATAGAGGTTCCCCCATCGTATCTTGATAACCTAAACATAGCAGTGTTTCAGAGCGCTGTATATGATAAAAAGGGTAGGCTTATGAGAAGGGTAATCGAGGTTGACGAGATAATAGGTTATGACCCTGATAAAGGTAGAATCGCCTACCTACCAGCCTTCACATGGGATCCTGGGAGGGATGTGCATATATACATGGGTAGGGGATCCTCATTCATACTTGAGTATAAGATAGCCCTTAGAAGGGGTATACCTAGATCCCAGATAAAGCTTATATATGATGAGCTCAGCATGAGGGCAAGATTCCTCGAACTCCTAGCTAGGAATAGGGTTACAAGCTATTGGAGGGTGTGGAGGGCTATTAGGGCTACATATAGATATCCGCTGGAGAAGCTCGTGGCCAGGCTTGAGAAGGGCGATACATCGTTTATAGAGGAGAATGGTGGGGGCTATGGCAAGGGTAAGAATGCCTAG